In one Parvibaculum sp. genomic region, the following are encoded:
- a CDS encoding glucose 1-dehydrogenase produces the protein MSDGAGDGARHPQREDYMGRVDGKIAFVTGGANGMGRSHALLLAREGATLIVTDMDEKGGNAVVEEINDHGGQARFFRHDVSSVSDWERISQQAMSTFGRVDILVNNAGILVFSAVQDTSNEDFARVLDVNVKSVFYGTKYILPAMKAAGGGSIVNISSIYGLIGAPATAAYQASKGAVRLLTKSTAVDYAPFKIRVNSVHPGIIRTNMTKDLLGDADVAKQVLSATLIGRPAEPVEVSYAVLFLASDESSYMTGSEVVVDGGYTTM, from the coding sequence TTGAGTGACGGCGCCGGAGACGGCGCGCGGCATCCGCAACGGGAGGACTACATGGGACGGGTAGACGGGAAAATCGCCTTTGTGACGGGCGGCGCCAATGGCATGGGGCGTTCCCACGCCTTGCTGCTTGCGCGCGAAGGCGCAACGCTGATCGTGACCGACATGGACGAGAAGGGCGGCAACGCCGTGGTCGAGGAGATCAACGATCACGGTGGGCAGGCACGATTCTTCAGGCACGATGTGTCGAGCGTGTCGGATTGGGAGCGGATTTCACAGCAGGCTATGTCCACTTTCGGACGCGTCGACATCCTCGTGAACAATGCCGGCATCCTCGTTTTTTCTGCTGTGCAGGATACCTCGAATGAAGACTTCGCACGTGTTCTCGACGTCAATGTTAAAAGCGTATTCTATGGCACAAAATACATATTGCCCGCGATGAAGGCGGCCGGTGGCGGCTCGATCGTCAATATTTCCTCGATCTACGGACTGATCGGTGCGCCCGCCACGGCGGCGTATCAGGCATCGAAGGGCGCCGTCCGCTTGCTGACGAAATCGACGGCCGTGGATTATGCGCCTTTCAAGATTCGCGTGAATTCCGTGCACCCAGGAATCATTCGCACGAATATGACAAAGGATCTTCTCGGCGATGCGGATGTCGCCAAACAGGTCCTGAGCGCCACGCTTATTGGTCGTCCCGCCGAACCCGTCGAGGTTTCCTATGCGGTCCTGTTTTTGGCATCCGACGAGTCGTCCTACATGACCGGCTCCGAGGTTGTCGTCGACGGCGGCTACACGACCATGTGA